A DNA window from Pungitius pungitius chromosome 1, fPunPun2.1, whole genome shotgun sequence contains the following coding sequences:
- the adgra3 gene encoding adhesion G protein-coupled receptor A3 has product MKVGLLLRFVATLPLPLLLLGGSATSSPECKSYDEPPKSGKSGRKNPTTERKVVCSNMELHQVLRADSFPNGTVTLILNNNKIQELRNGSFIGLFTLEKLDLRSNLISRIEPGAFLGLPALKKLDLSNNSIGCLNVDIFKGLTSLIRLNLSGNMFSSLAQGILDSLVSLKSLEFQTPFLLCDCNLLWLLRWIKDRGITVKNTKCSFPQSLQGQLITSIKPELFTCDAPLELPSFQLTPSQRQVVFQGDSLPFQCQASFVAEDMQVLWYQNGRMVKSDAAQGIFIEKRMVQNCSLIASALTISNIQPGFTGNWECRVRTSRGNTTRTVHIVVLESSAEYCAPERVSNNKGEFKWPRTLAGIRAYLPCNRLPSSAGTYSGGSGEEQRAGRLCNRKGLWTEEDYSRCQYQKDVTRFLWFLYVINQMPLNESNVVARARRLLVYTIDAANFSDKMDIIFVAEMIEKFGKFVEKFKDLGEVMLSMASNLMLADERVLWMAQREAMACSRIIACLQKIAVYRLATVQVFSLTSPNVALESHVVRANDWNGMTCMLFQRSSPERTQERQLAFKCNTTSSFSSILHKSPIVEASLQLPQSLFTPAAPPPGQAEDTVYKLHLLGLRNGKFFPSTSNSTQLADGGKRRSVAAPVIMARIEGMSPRVLRSPVNVTLKRFARGSDAVSARWNFSLVGGHGGWQSDGCTIQGHNDNFTTISCNSLGNYGLLMDLSSVEYLSPSIQPLHPVIYATTIILLISLLTIIISYIYHHRCVRVSRKFWHMLVNLCFHISLTCGVFVGGINQTRHASVCQAVGILLHYSTLATALWVGVTARNIYKQVTRKAKRYEELDEPPPPPRPMLRFYLIGGGIPIIVCGITAAANIKNYGSRTNAPYCWMSWEPSIGAFYGPVGFIVFVDCMYFLSILLQLRRHPDRRYELKEPSEEQQHLAPANGEAGSEGPGGQCVPLTLQLQPQEASPCTPPAARPVPLSALENEHTFAAQLAGAAGALGLYAALWVFGAMAVSQDHPYDLAFTCLFGVAALALGAFMVAHHCVNRQDMRRYWSQACCSGRRAYSAQEDVLLPQPGVAMTSTAGSASKADGESIKGGHSSADSSYTNKSAPSVRNSAHGSKLTNLHAEAAQCKSAPATANGGAVLDNSLTEHSLDNEIKMHVAPVEVQLRPANNSIINSAAAAAANGHSSRHHKNRARAHRASRLTVLREYAYDVPTSVEGSVQGSAQGAPHRRHHHYDIAARNSRRAAYMAYRERHQSQQQQDSSDSASLPRRSRLMEKGGGSGAAANVPPAPEEAERAAAGAAGSCSRKDSGPAQQNGGTELQSLPKSYGLNLVTQTGGPVKENGHAGPLITPESAASVKTGLWKHETTV; this is encoded by the exons ggaccTGCGGAGTAACCTGATCAGTCGCATTGAACCAGGCGCTTTCCTCGGATTGCCAGCACTCAAAAAACT GGACTTGTCCAACAACAGCATCGGCTGTCTCAACGTGGACATCTTCAAGGGCCTCACCAGTCTAATCCGACT AAACCTTTCAGGAAACATGTTCTCTTCATTGGCTCAGGGGATCTTAGACAGCTTGGTGTCTCTGAAGTCTTT GGAGTTCCAGACGCCTTTCCTGCTGTGTGACTGCAACCTCCTGTGGCTGCTGCGTTGGATCAAAGACCGGGGCATCACGGTCAAGAACACCAAGTGCTCCTTCCCCCAGTCTCTGCAGGGGCAGCTCATTACCTCCATCAAGCCGGAGCTCTTCACCTGTG atGCTCCACTTGAGCTGCCCTCGTTCCAGCTGACTCCGTCCCAGCGGCAGGTCGTCTTCCAGGGGGACAGCCTGCCGTTCCAGTGCCAGGCTTCCTTCGTGGCCGAGGACATGCAGGTGCTGTGGTACCAGAACGGCCGCATGGTCAAGTCGGACGCCGCCCAAGGCATCTTCATCGAGAAGCGCATGGTGCAGAACTGCTCTCTCATCGCTAG CGCCTTGACCATCTCGAACATTCAGCCTGGTTTCACCGGGAACTGGGAGTGCCGGGTCAGGACAAGCAGGGGCAACACCACCAGGACCGTCCACATAGTTGTGTTGGAGAGCTCCGCTGAGTACTGTGCTCCGGAACGCGTCTCCAACAACAAGGGAGAGTTCAA GTGGCCGCGCACCCTCGCAGGGATCAGAGCCTACCTGCCTTGCAACAGGCTGCCGTCGAGCGCGGGCACCTACTCGGGCGGCTCGGGCGAAGAGCAGCGGGCGGGGCGCTTGTGCAATCGCAAGGGGCTGTGGACGGAGGAGGACTACTCCCGCTGCCAGTACCAGAAAGATGTCACCCGGTTCCTGTGGTTCCTGTACGTCATCAACCAG ATGCCTCTGAATGAGAGCAACGTGGTGGCCAGGGCTCGGCGCCTGTTGGTGTACACGATCGACGCTGCCAACTTCTCAGACAAGATGGACATTATCTTCGTGGCTGAGATGATCGAGAAGTTCGGCAAGTTTGTCGAGAAGTTTAAAGAT CTCGGAGAGGTGATGCTGAGCATGGCCAGCAACTTAATGCTGGCCGATGAGCGGGTGCTGTGGATGGCTCAGCGGGAGGCCATGGCGTGCTCCCGCATCATCGCCTGCCTCCAGAAGATAGCCGTCTACCGTCTGGCCACAGTGCAAGTCTTCTCCCTG ACGTCCCCCAACGTGGCACTGGAGTCTCACGTTGTCCGCGCCAACGACTGGAACGGCATGACCTGCATGTTGTTCCAGAGGTCCAGCCCTGAGCGCACACAGGAACGCCAACTCGCCTTCAAATGCAACACAAccagctccttctccagcaTCCTTCACAAG AGCCCCATTGTGGAGGCTTCCCTGCAGCTCCCTCAGTCTCTCTTCACCCCAGCGGCACCCCCCCCCGGGCAGGCGGAGGACACGGTCTACAAGCTCCATCTACTGGGCCTCCGCAATGGCAAGTTTTTCCCCTCCACCAGCAACTCCACCCAGCTAGCGGATggtgggaagaggaggagtgttGCCGCCCCGGTCATCATGGCCAGGATAG AGGGCATGTCCCCGCGTGTCCTGAGGTCGCCCGTTAACGTCACCCTGAAGCGGTTTGCCCGCGGCTCCGATGCCGTGTCGGCCCGCTGGAACTTCAGCCTGGTGGGCGGCCACGGAGGCTGGCAGAGCGACGGCTGCACCATTCAAGGCCACAACGACAACTTCACCACCATATCCTGCAACTCTCTGGGGAACTACGGTCTGCTGATG GACCTCAGCAGTGTGGAGTACCTCTCTCCAAGCATCCAACCCCTGCACCCAGTCATCTATGCCACTACGATCATACTACTTATCAGCCTGCTCACCATAATCATCAGCTACATCTATCATCACAG GTGCGTCCGTGTGAGCCGCAAGTTTTGGCACATGTTGGTCAACCTTTGCTTCCACATCTCTCTCACCTGCGGGGTCTTTGTAGGCGGCATCAATCAAACGCGACATGCAAGCGTGTGCCAAGCG GTGGGCATCTTGCTGCACTATTCCACTCTGGCAACCGCTCTGTGGGTGGGTGTGACCGCACGCAACATTTACAAACAGGTGACGCGCAAGGCCAAACGCTACGAAGAGCTGGACGaaccgccaccgccgccgcggCCTATGCTCAG GTTCTACTTAATCGGCGGAGGGATACCCATCATTGTCTGCGGGATCACCGCGGCCGCCAACATCAAAAACTACGGCAGCCGAACGAATGCGCCATA TTGCTGGATGTCATGGGAGCCCAGTATCGGCGCCTTTTACGGTCCAGTGGGATTCATCGTCTTTGTGGATTGCATGTACTTCCTCAgcattctgctgcagctgcgCCGCCACCCCGATCGCCGCTATGAGCTCAAGGAGCCGAgcgaggagcagcagcatctgGCTCCGGCCAACGGGGAGGCCGGGTCGGAGGGTCCCGGCGGCCAATGCGTCCCCCTCAccctccagctgcagccccAGGAGGCTTCGCCCTGCACGCCGCCCGCCGCCCGCCCTGTGCCGCTGTCGGCCCTGGAGAACGAGCACACCTTCGCCGCCCAGCTCGCGGGCGCGGCAGGGGCGTTGGGGCTGTACGCGGCCCTCTGGGTGTTCGGCGCCATGGCGGTGTCCCAGGACCACCCCTACGACTTGGCCTTCACCTGCCTGTTTGGGGTGGCCGCGCTGGCGCTGGGCGCGTTCATGGTGGCGCACCACTGCGTCAACAGGCAGGACATGAGGCGCTACTGGTCGCAGGCCTGTTGCTCTGGGAGACGGGCGTACTCGGCCCAGGAGGACGTCCTGCTGCCCCAGCCGGGCGTGGCAATGACATCCACGGCGGGCTCGGCCAGCAAGGCGGACGGGGAGTCAATCAAGGGTGGCCACAGCAGCGCGGACTCCTCTTACACGAACAAGAGCGCGCCGAGCGTGCGCAACTCCGCCCACGGCAGCAAGCTGACCAATCTGCACGCCGAGGCGGCTCAGTGCAAGTCGGCCCCGGCGACGGCCAACGGCGGGGCCGTTTTGGACAACAGCCTGACGGAGCACTCGCTGGACAACGAAATCAAGATGCACGTGGCGCCCGTGGAGGTGCAGCTGCGCCCGGCGAACAACTCAATCATCaactcggcggcggcggcggccgccaACGGGCACTCGAGCCGCCACCACAAAAACAGGGCACGGGCGCACAGGGCGAGCCGGCTGACCGTGTTGCGAGAGTACGCCTACGACGTCCCCACCAGCGTGGAGGGCAGCGTGCAGGGCAGCGCGCAGGGCGCCCCCCACAGGCGGCACCACCACTACGACATCGCGGCGCGCAACAGCCGGCGGGCGGCGTACATGGCGTACAGAGAGCGGCAtcagagccagcagcagcaggacagcagcGACAGCGCCAGCCTGCCGCGCCGCTCCCGCCTcatggagaaaggaggaggcagCGGCGCCGCGGCCAACGTCCCGCCGGcgccggaggaggcggagcgcGCCGCTGCCGGCGCCGCCGGGTCGTGCTCGAGGAAAGACTCTGGTCCCGCACAGCAGAACGGCGGCACAGAACTACAGAGCCTACCCAAGTCGTACGGGCTCAACCTGGTCACCCAAACCGGCGGCCCGGTTAAGGAGAACGGACACGCGGGGCCTTTGATCACCCCCGAGAGTGCGGCCAGTGTGAAGACGGGGTTGTGGAAACACGAAACTACTGTGTAG